The Rhizobium rhododendri nucleotide sequence ACCGTCAGCTTCGAGAGCTGCCTGCCGGGCTGCGAAACGAAGGATCCGCTGATCGTCGGCCACGTCGCCGCGCCGCAGGTGCCCGCCGCATTCCCGCAAGAGGGGGACACGCTGGTGGAAACGGTCAGTTTTCAGGAGAGGGAGCCGGGTCTTCTCGGCAGGGCAATGGATGCGCCGAGCCTCGTCTACCGCACCGGCCGCAAGGCTTTGACGAGCCTGGTCGCTGCAGCCATGTAAACTCAGCGGCAATGCAGGGCAAATCACTGCCCTGCTGCATCACCGTCAGGCGAGCAGATCGCGGACCGTCGGTGCAACCCTGGTGCCGTAGAGTTCGATGCAGCGCATCAGCTTTTCGTGGGGAAGCGGGCCTGCGCTGTATTTGAGGTCGAAGCGGCTGACATCAAGCACCTTGATCGTTGCAGCGATCTTGCGCGCCACAGTCTCCGGCGAGCCGACATAGAGCGAGCCGTGGTCGATTTCCTGGCGGAACTCCGATGCCTCCATCGGCGGCCAGCCTCGTTCCGCACCGATCTGATCGCGCATGCGCTTGTAGTCCGGCCAGAATTCGGCCCGCGCCTGCTCGTCCGTGTCGGCGACATAGCCCGGCGAGTGCACGCCGATCGCTTGCATCGGCAGCTTCAGTTGGTCATAGACACGCTTCGAGAGGTCGACATAAGGCACGAAACGTTTCGGGTCGCCGCCAATGATCGCCAGCATCAGGGGAAGGTTGTGGCGTGCCGCGCGCACGACAGACTCAGGGCTTCCCCCGACACCGATCCATGTCCGCAACGACCCCGTCTCGATCGGCGGAAAGACCTGCTGGTTGGTCAGCGGCGGGCGGATAGTGCCCTTCCAGCTGACCGACTTCTGCGAGACCAGCGCTGCGAAAATCTCCAACTTTTCCTCGAACAGGGTTTCGTAGTCGCGCAGCGCAAAGCCGAAGAGCGGAAACGACTCGGTAAACGAACCGCGCCCGAGAATGACCTCCGCGCGCCCGTTCGAGAGTGCGTTGATGGACGAGAAGCGCTGGAACACCCGGATAGGGTCGTCGGAGGAAAGCACGGTGACCGCCGAGCCGAGCCGGATGCGCGTCGTGCGCACGGCCGCAGCAGCCAGCAGGATTTCGGGAGCGGACACGGCAAAGTCGGCGCGGTGATGCTCGCCGATTCCGATGAAGTCGATGCCCAGAGTGTCGGCCAGCACGGCCTCCTCGACGACATTGCGCAGCACCTGCGCATGGGTGAGCGGCACGCCGTCGGCAGACGAAGTGACGTCGCCGAAAGTATCAAGGCCAAGTTCGATCGATGTCATGGGCGTACTCTGATGGTTCTGGGGCAGGACGATAGGCTTGCCGGATAGCGTTCAGGGATGAAGGTGGGCATCGCGCCAGGGTTGTTCAAGCCGGCACGCTGGGGTGCCGCCCCGCACAGCCCGAAAATGCAAACAGGCGGCCTGGAGCCGCCTGCGCCATGTCCATCCTGTCGGCAGTGTACTAGCTGGCGGCGGCAGGAGGTGTCGGGATGAGCAGTTCGGCGCAATAAGATGGGCCGTTCACGCCGGGCATGTCGCCAACGATGCGGATCGAGCGGATAACGTAGTCCGACGAGGTGGTTATGTCAGCCTTGCAGCTGAGATTGACGGTGCGGGCTGGCTTGCCCGGCGCTCCATCGGCAGTCTTGGTCTCGACGCGGACCTTCTTGTACCCGCCACGCCAGTTGTAGACCCGGCCGCCGCCGTCGTCATGGTCGGAGATCGGAGGGCCGTAGGCGGCAAAGAACTTGCCGGCAGATCTGCCAGACCAATAGTCCTGAACGGGATTGGCCTTCATCATCGGAATGGTGGCAACGTTCGAAACGGTCGTGCATCCGGCGAGGGCCATCATCAGCCCTGCCGCAGAAAACATGCGGATGTTCATCGTATCGTCCTTGAGCTCGTTCTCGCGCATTGACTGTCGGAAAAGCCGCTGTCCCGCGCCGTTCCCGTCTGTCCCACCCACGGCTTTACCGTCAAAGTCGATAAAAGCAAATTATCATTAGCGGCCTTGTCACGAATTTGATGGGAGTGTTGCGCCAGATGCACGTCTGGCCTCTCGCAACCGGCGTGCGCGCCGCTGCGGGTGAGGGGTATCCCGGTCGCCAGCCCCGAGGCAACGCTATTGCGGTGTCCCGGGGGCAAGGTCTATCGGCTTGGCGCTATTTGACGGCGACCAGCGACGAAAGGATCGACGTCAGCTCCTTGTCGTGCTTGCTGCCGGAATCCTTCGATCCCCAGTAGGTGACGACAAGCAGCTTGCCGGGTACAGGCGACAGGAAGGCGAGTTCCACATCGACGGCACCATCATTGTCGGTGCCCTGCCAACCGAGCGTCGACATCTTCATGCCGTTGATGGTGTTGTCGCCCTCGTCCTTCTGGGTTGCAGGATCGATCTTGACGCCGCTCTTCGTCAGGAAATCGATCGCATCGCTGACGACCTTGTCGGAGGATTTCTCGTCTGCGACGTCGATCGAGAAGTAGACTGCAGAGTCGTCGGAGGTCGCATCGATGCCGGTCTCGGTTTCTTTCGGCGCCCAGCTATGGGGAATGGTAACGGACGCAATCGGTGCATCGCTCGGAAATTTCAGCGTTTCCGCCTGGGCAAGAAGCGGGAAGGCGAAAGCCATGGCGGAGGCGACGAGAAGCAATTTTTTCATGGGAAAATCCTTGGGGCGCGGTCGGCGTGTTATTATCGAGGCAAAGAGGCGACCACGGCTTTGCTCGTGATCAGCTTGCGGTAAATCCGGTGAAAAATCGACACAATGTTGAGTGGCAGGAGCGACCAAATTTGGGTTATTTTTCCAAACCAGAAAGCGGAAGTGGCCTGAAGCCCGAATAGTCGCAATCGCAAAGAGCGTCTCACGGCACCGGCGGCGCAAATCGCTGCTGATTGCCGTGAATGACGGAACGATCAGAAGCCAAGCCCGTTACGAGCCCAAAGCAATTCTCGGAGCACATCATGTCCAACCCCCACACTGAGACAGGCGGTCCGTACAAATCCGACCGGAATTTTGTGTCCGGCAGGCAGGCCGCGCAGACCCAATACGCCGAAGGCGGAAACGCCAGCTACGGCTCCATCAGGCAGGAAGAAGATGGCGAGGCGCTCCAGACGCAGAGCGCCGACACCCTCGTCATGCTGCAACTGGCCTCGTTCGAAGGCCGTGCCATGTAAGGCAAGACTGATCGCATCCCGACGTGTGTCCCGCGTCGCGAAACTCTTGCAGACCGTCCTAAAACGCTACTCTCGATTAGTCGGGACCGGCACACCTGCTGCAATATATGTTTCTCGCAGTTTGGTACTCCTGGTCGCCCATATCACGGGCGATCGTCCGGCATTGTTGACATGATGCGGATTGGCCCCACTTCTCAACAGCAGCGCTGCAATTTCGAATGCCTGCTCTGTTGCAATAGCCAAGCTCGCCTGCCTGCTTGCAGTCCATAGCGGTCCATTTCCGTAACAGTCTAGAACGTTGACCTCTGCGCCAGCAGCAAGCAGTTTCCTAACAATCGGAATGTGCCCATTCTGAGCGGCTACGTGTAAGGCTGTGAATCCGTCCTTATCGGCAGCGGAAACATCGTCAGTGCTACGTAGTTCATTTTCTAGCGCGACAAGATTCCCCTCGGCAGCATAGTGCCAAAGCGAACTCCGACCATACTCGTCGACATCTGACCGCCTATTTCGCCATGGCCATTGTGGCATCATACCTCCAAGAGATCATCGCGGAAATCTCACGGAGGGTACGAAAACTTGACTCTAGATTCCAGAGAATAAGGTTCCGTGATAGAATTTGCCATGGCATATCTCTCAGGATCAGATCGCGCTCAATTGTTGCTTCTGCCCGAAGCAATGGACGATTACGTGGAGCCGGATAACCCGGTCCGCTTCATCAAGGCTTTCGTGGATGGCCTCGATCTTGCTGCCGCAGGCTTTGTACAGGTGGCCGCGAAGGAGACCGGCCGTCTGGGTTATGATCCGGCCGACCTTTTGAAGCTCTACGTGTACGGCTATATCAACCGGGTGCGTTCGAGTCGGCGACTGGAGGCAGAAGGCAGAAGCCCATCGCAACATCGAGGTGATCTGGCTGCTGCGGCACGTGAAGCCGGACTTCCGCACCATCGCCTTTCCGCCGCGTGAACCGGTCGGCCTTCAAGCAGGTCTTCCGAGAGTTCGTCGTCCTGTGCGCCAGCTTGGTTTTTCGGGCGCGAACTCTTGGGGGTCGATAGCGCGCGGATCAAAGCGGTCAACAACAAGGATCGCAACTTCACCCGTGGAGCGTTGACCAAGTTCATCCGCGAGGCCGACGAGAAGCTGGCCGAATACATCACCGCAGAAATCGGGTCCCGGCAGAGGGTCGTTTAATCTTGAATCCCGATATATCGAGATCTATATCGGGAACATGGACAACAAATCTCACGACGGCGGTCGCCATCACGGGCACCACAGCAAGCATCACCGACATCACGGGGGCAGGGAGGGCAAACGTCCTTTCGATTACGGGGAGCTGCGCCTCCTCCTTCTCACGATGATTGCCGACAATCCCTCGCATGGCTATGACCTCATGAAAGCTATCGAGGAGCGCATGGGCGGCAGCTATTCGCCGAGCCCGGGCGTAATCTATCCGACCCTCGCATGGCTTGAGGACATGGGTTACGCCACCATCGACATCGACCAGCCTGGCCGGAAGCGATATCGCATCACCTCCGAAGGCGAGGCATTTCTCATCGCCAACAGAGCGTCCGCAGACGACCTCGTCGCACGCGTCGGGACTGCGCGTGGCGATGGCGTCACGCTTGTCTCTGCGGCGATCATTCGAGCCATGGAAAACGTCAAGCTGGCTCTGCGACTTCGGCTTCGCGGTCCGCTGGAAGACCATTCGGCTGAAATTATCGCCAGCGCGCTGGATGCCGCGGCGAAAACGATCGAACGCTCTTGAGAGCGCCGTCAAAGGTGACGTCTCGTCCTGGCGAAGCTGCCGGTTTGAAAGCGTCTGAACCCGCCGGCCCCGCTGGCGGACCGGGATCATCCGGCAGCCGCCTCCGCGACAAGCTGGGCAATCTGCGGCTTCTTGCGCGGCTTGTCGCCCAAATCTGGAGAACGAGCCGATGGCTGACGCTTGCCAGCATGTGCTTGAGGCTCGTGCGCGCCCTCCAGCCGGTCCTCGCCCTCTATGTCGGCAAGCTCATCATTGACGAAGTGGTGCGCCTGGCCGCAACCCATTCCGCCTCATCAAGTCTCTCGGAGTGGTGGGCCAGCGGGCGGCTGAACGTCATTCTTCCGCTGCTGGCGCTGGAATTCGCACTTGTTTTCGCTCTCGACCTGCTGACGCGGGCAACGACGCTGGTCGATTCTATCCTCGGCGAGCGTCATTCCAATACGGTGAGCGTCGAGCTGATGCAGCATGCTGCAAAGCTCGACCTGCGTCACTTCGAAAGCCCGGAATATCAGGATAGGCTGGAGCGCGCCCGACGGCAGGCGGCCGGTCGCAATGCGTTGTTGCCGCAGATGTTCGGGCAGGCCCAGGACATGATTACCGTCGCCACGCTGGCCGCCGGGCTGGTGGCCTATGCACCGTGGCTCATTCTGCTGCTGGCGCTATCCTTCGTTCCGGCCGTCTGGGGAGAAACGCGCTTCAACATCAGGTCTTACGACCTCACGCGCGGCCGGACACCGGAGCGTCGGCAGCTCGAATACATTCGTTTCATCGGTGCCAGCGCCGGCACCGCGAAGGAGATGAAGCTCTTCGGCCTCGGGACGTACCTCGTCGACCGTTTCAAATCGCTGTCCGAGACGATATTTGCAGAAACACGAACGCTATCGATTCACCGGGCGATCTGGGGATCACTGCTCGCCGCGATCAGCACCCTGACCTACTACGGGGCCTACGCCTATATCGTCTGGCAGACCATCGTTGGTGTATTTTCGATCGGTGACCTCGCATTTCTCGCCGGAGCGTTCCTGCGGCTCAATGGCCTTTTCCAGAAGATACTCCTCGGGTTCACGCAGATCGCCGGGCAATCGCTGTATCTCGACGATCTCTTTTCGTTTTTTGAAATCAAGCCGACGATCAGTTCACCTGTCGATCCAAAACCCTTTCCTCAGCCGATACGCGATGGCATCGTTTTCGACGACGTCGGGTTTCGATATCCGGATACCGACATATGGGCCGTCCGGGGCCTCAGCTTCACATTACGTGGCGGCGAGACCCTTGCGCTGGTCGGCGAGAACGGAGCTGGCAAGACGACGATCGTCAAGCTTCTGACGCGCCTCTACGATCCCGACGAAGGTCGGATCACCGTCGATGGCGTAGATCTTCGGCAAATGGACATCGCCGAGATCCACGCCCATGTCGGGGTCATCTTCCAGGATTTCACGCGCTACAGCTTCACTGCCGCAGACAACATCGGTGTCGGACGCATCGAGGCGCGGACCGACATGGAGAGGATCGAGGGCGCCGCCGAACTGAGCCTTGCCGACGCCGTCATCAGCAAGTTGCCGCTCAAATACGAACAGCCGCTCGGGCGTCTGTTCAACAAGGGGCGCGATCTCTCCGGTGGCGAATGGCAGAAGCTCGCTATCGCGCGAGCCTATATGCGGAATGCCGAGCTGGTGATCCTCGATGAGCCGACAGCGGCCTTGGATGCCAAATCGGAGGCGGAGGTTTTTTCCCGGTTCAAGAGCCTGGCCGAAAATACGACGGCGGTTCTCATTTCGCATCGCTTCTCGACCGTCCGGATGGCGGATCGCATCCTTGTCCTCGAAAACGGCAGCATTCTGGAGAGCGGAACCCACACCGAGCTGCTCCAGCAAGGCGGGCGGTATGCGCAGCTCTTCGAACTTCAGGCGGCTGGATACCGTTAAACCGGCGAGTGCAGGATTGCTCCGGTTTCGATCCATGCCCTGCTGTCAGCGCTATAGTCGCCGGCCCGGACTGTCTTTCGCATCGCCTTGCGCTATGTTGCCCTCTTGCGCATCGCGGGAGGAGCTACGCCATGGAATACCGCCGTCTCGGAAAATCAGGGTTGAAGGTCAGCGAGTTCTCGTTTGGATCGTGGGTCACGTTCGGCAAGCAGGTCGATGGCAGCGATGCCGTCAGCATGATGGCGCACGCCTATGACAACGGGGTCAATTTCTTCGACAACGCCGAAGGTTACGAGAGCGGAAAGTCCGAACTCGTCATGGGCGAGGCCCTCAAAACACTCGGCTGGAGCCGCGACAGCTTCATCGTTTCCAGCAAGGTGTTCTGGGGCGGCCAGAAGCCGACGCAGCGCGGTCTTTCGCGAAAGCATGTGACCGACGCTGCCCATGCGGCCCTGAAGCGTTTGCAGGTGGACTATCTCGATCTGTATTTCTGCCACCGCCCGGACATCGATACACCGATCGAGGAAACGGTTCGCGCCATGCACGATCTCGTGGCTCAAGGGAAGATTCTCTATTGGGGCACATCCGAATGGTCTGCCCAACAGTTGACGGAGGCCTATGCCGTGGCCCGCGACCTGCGCATCACGCCGCCGACGATGGAGCAGCCGCAGTATAACGTGTTCGAGCGTCAGAAGGTCGAAGCCGACTATCTGCCCCTCTACGATCTGATGGGACTGGGCACGACCATCTGGTCGCCGCTGGCTTCCGGCGTTTTGACCGGGAAATACAACAAGGGCATTCCCAACGACGGGCGCATGAACCTGCCGGGCTATGAGTGGCTGAAGGAAAAATGGTCGAGCGAAGCCGGTCGCGCCCAGCTTGCGAGAGTCTCCGAGTTGGCCGACCTTGCCGACGAAATCGGAATCTCCATCACCCATCTGTCGCTTCTGTGGTGCCTGTCGAACCGCAATGTTTCGACCGTGATCCTGGGCGCATCGCGCCTGAGCCAGCTGGAGGACAATCTTGCGGCGCTCAGCCATAAGGACAAGCTCACCGCTGATGTCCTGGAGCGCATTGAGGCCATCTTCGGAAACAAACCCGCCGCGCCGCAGCGGTTCTGAGTGGAAAAAGCCGGACAGGGGCTCGTGGGCGGGAAAATCAGCAATGATTTCTACCGCCCGGGCGTCGAACCGTTTCCGAACCGCATTTAAAAATAGATTTCCATCGGTTGGTTTCCCAACTAAAGGCGGCTTGCGCGTCCCGATCTATTTCACTGGAAAACCTCTGATCCATGTTCAACATCATTCTCGGACTGCCATGGCTTCTGGTCGTGGTGCGCTTTATCGAACCGTTGCCATGGCCATGGTCGATAAAATTGCTCCTCGCCGCCGTCCTGCTGATTGCGTCGCAATTCCTCCTGTTCTGCCGTCTTTCGTCGGGATCGGTTTTCTCGCCGGAGTTTCCGAGGCCGCTCATCATCGCCTTCAACGTGATCTTCGGGGCGACAGTCCTGCTTGCGGTATTCCAGATCGGCCTCGACCTGGTCTCGATTGTCCTCTGGCCGATAAAGGGTGCGTTTCCAGTCGTTCGTCCTGAGTTGCGCTATGGAATGGGGATTTTTGCGCTTTGCCTCGCTATGTTTGGCGTGAGCCAAGCCATCCGCGTTCCAGCGCTCAGGGATATCGAAATTCCGGTATCCGGTCTTCCCGCCGCCTTTGATGGATATCGCCTCCTGCAGTTGACCGATCTCCATATCAGCAGGTTGTTTCCCGGGCGCTGGGCAGACGCGGTGGTGTCGAAGGCGAACGCTCTCGATGTGGACCTGATCGTGATGACGGGTGATCTGATCGACGGCGATGTCGAGCACCGACGTCTCGATGTCCAGCCGATTGCGAAACTGCGGGCGCGGGACGGCGTCTTGGCCATTCCCGGCAACCACGAGTACTTCTTCGACTACAAGGAATGGATGCGCGAATACCGGATGCTGGGACTTCAGCCGCTTTTGAACCAGCATGTCGTCATCGAGCGCGACGGGGCGAAGATCGTCGTAGCAGGCGTAACCGACCGCTCCGCCGAACATTCAGGCAATGTTGGGCCGGACTTGCGTGCGGCCATTTTCGGCGCTCCCGAAGGGGCTCCGATTATCCTGCTCGATCACCAGCCGATGGGAGCCGCAAGCGCCGCCAGGGCAGGGGTCTCGCTTCAGCTTTCCGGCCACACCCATGGCGGAATGGTCGTCGGGCTTTCCAGCCTTGTGGCGAGGGGCAATAACGGGTTCGTTTCGGGCCTTTACAAGGTGGAAGGCATGCATCTCTATGTGAACAACGGCACGGGGCTTTGGCCGGGTTTTGCCCTGCGTTTGGGAAAGCCGGCGGAACTCACCCGCATAACTCTCCGGTCCGCGTAGAGAACCGGCAGTTCAGCACAGTTAGGTCAGTTAATGGCGCTTACGCTGCTGTCGGGCGCAGTATCCGGTCGATCGTCCTGGGGCAGGCCTCAAGCGGCGGGCCAGCCCGTTTCAATCTCCGGCGTCAAAACATCGCCGGTCCATTGCGATTTGAGGATGCCTCAAGCTGCGAGGTCTTGATGGTCCTGCAGGCTGTCAGAATGCGAAGCCAAAAGCTGGCGCGCGACAATATCGTGGTTGAGCCAGAGAACAGGGCCCGACGGCTCCGAGGTCTCTCCGAATATCAGTTTCCCGGTGGCTTCCACAACCAGACTACTCAGGCGGTCGCTGATCAGCGCCTTCCCATCGCGGTGCATCTGGGTGATCTCGCTCGACGCGCCGATGACAAGATCGGTCTGCTTCTGGCTGTTTGCCATAGGCCACGCCGAAAAATCATAGAAGGGGCGCATGACGTCGTTCGCCTGCATTTCAGCGATCTTGCGGAAGACATCTTCCATCGTAAAGCCGTCCGCAAGAAGCTGCCCGCAGGCTTGCCACTGGTCGTCGACCCATTGACCGCCGCCCTCCTGCATGAGCGCCAGCAGCAGCGGAATGAGCGGCAGTTCGATGCCCGTGAAGACATCCGAAGAATTCGTCCGAATTTCGGGGCAGTTGTAGACTGTCGCCTTGATCCCGGCTTCCCAGGCGCGCGTCGCGATGCCTTCAAGCCGCATCTTGGCGTAGCCCTGGGTGTAGTTGGTATAGGTCTGCCAGCGATACTCGCCATCGATGAGCACTGCGGAGCCATGGTAGCCGTAGGCCGTGTACCTGACCGTGCCGCCCGAGTTCTCGATCCTGTCGCGTATGGCGGCGCTGAACTCGATGAGATGTCCGAAAGTGTCGGCCGACACCTCGTCGAAATTCTGCAGGATGAGCTTGCCCATATCGCTGTCGAGCAGGGTCTGCGACGACATGTGGCGCGCTCCGCGCCCTTTGTAGATCCGGTTGGCCAGCACGAGGAAGACCTTGGCCTTCGGAATGCCTCCGGCCATCGTATGGGCGAAAAATACGTTCTTGCCATCGGCGATCATGCCGTCAAGCACATCCATCACCTGGGCAAGCGCATTGGTAAGCCGGGCTGTCCCCGTCGCGCGACAGCGCGCCAGATAGTCCCAGTCAAGTTTCTCGTCCTGCCAGTTCTCCAAGGTCATTTCGCCGAGGATATCGGTGGGTGTCGGACCACCGTCGGGCGCGTCCATGTCGAAGCCTGCCATCAGCGGGATATTGATGATCCGGCCGCCCAGGCGAGCTTCGGCAGCTGAGAATTCTTCGGCATCGAGCGGGCGCAGGCTTCCGCTTTCATCGCGGCGTCCAACCGTCACGCCGACGATCTCCATTCCAGCCGCGCGTGCCTCGTCAAGCAGGCCAGTTGCATAGCCGCGACCGAACAGTTCGCCGAAAAGCACGAAAACGTCGCCCTTGCCGAAGACCGTATTCTTGGCCAGGCGACTGACAGCTATTGGCTTATCCATGAGTTTCACTCTTGATCATGCGTCATAGCGCGACGCGTCTCGATGATTTCACCCCCAGATGCCCTGATAAAGCGAAAAACAAAACTCATTTAAAGTGACCAAACATTTCACAGCGTGAACTGCCGCCCGAAATTGCGCGAGAATGCAGCAGCTGAAATGTTGACCCAAGGTCGGATCGTCACCAGATACCGGTCTATCGGAGGCCTATTTGACCGATCGACAGCACGTTTGAAGGAATTCAAGATGAGCACGCCCATCACCGCGATCGAAACCTTGAGCGTTCGCGAGCGCGAGGATTTACTGGTCGGGCTCGCCATTGCCCTCGAGGGTGTTGCCAAAGAGGCACTGGTGGAAGGGAACAAGCATTTCGCTGCGGTCTCGCAGGGAATGGCCGATGCGATTCGCGTCAACGCCGATGACTGGGCCCGGGAAGATGTCGAGAATGCCGGCTTTGCAGCCCAACAGGCTTCGGAAATGCTGTCGAGGTTCCGCGTCGAGCATCCGCACCGCGTCGTGACCTACGCACTGAATTAGGCCGTCAGCGCTTTTCCGGCATGCCGGGAAGACCGCACCCGGTGTTGACTTCGACTATGGCGACGCCCATTTCGTCGGCATGCCAAGGACCGAAAAGACCGATGCCCCGGAACTGCTCAAGGAGTGGGCGCTGTCGCCAGCAGCGACGCTCGGCTCATCCGTGCGCGCCAAGGGCATTCTTCTTGAAATCCGGGCGCGGTTGCCGTTGGCGATCCGGAAATCGCTGGATATCGATGGTTCGATCCTGAGACTGGTACTGCCGGAAACCTCGAAGACCGTTTTTCGCTCAGTGTCGGCTGTCGTCACCGAGGCACTTGTGGACATCGAAAGCCTTCCGGTCATCCCCCGCGAGATCCAGGATATCCTGACGATGACGACGACGGAGAGGCACCGGTGGCTGAAGGACGGGCGACTGCAGAGTGCCGGGATTCGCACCGTCAGACTGCGCGGGCGGGCGAAACAGATCACGTTCCACGTCTTCGATCCAAGGTTTGTCGAGGATCTGCTCAACCGCAGCGTGGTGGACGAGTGGCGCGAAGACGATGTCATCGCCGCCGCCGAGAAAAGGCAGCAGGCGTCCTGGAAGAGAAAGCTCACCCGTTCGCTGAAGACCGAAAAGACTTCGTCTGATCCCACAGGTGGCGGTGACGATGACCGTTCGCCGCTGAGCGGCTGGGAAGAGTTTGGGCGCGATGGCCTTCTGCGTTAGGTGGCTTCACTGAAATCCCGCGATCGCTCGATACTTCGAGACGCTTCAGTTCGTCGAAGCTATCCTGCTGCTGCCGGCAAATCTCATCCGATATGCCAGCGACCAATTCCACCGACTTGTCATGACGGACATCGGCGGCAATTCTATACAAGCCAAAAAGGGGAGAGAGAAAGAATGGAACTGGGTCTCAAAGGGAAGAATGCTGTCATCACCGGAGGCAGTGTCGGAATTGGCCTGACGATTGCGGAAGGACTTGCCGCGGAGGGCGCCAACGTCATTCTGGCTGCAAGAGGAAAGGAAAGAGTTGAGGCAGAGGCCGCCCGTATCGCTTCCAAATACGGGGTGTCTGCGACAGGCATTGCCGCCGACGTTGCGACTGCCGAGGGAACGAACAGCGTCATCCGCGCCGCTGCTGAAGCCGGGGGAGCGGATATCCTCATCAACAATGCAGGCACCGGCTCAAACGAGACTGTCATGGAGGCCGATGACGAAAAGTGGCAATTCTACTTCGACCTGCATGTCATGGCTGCCGTCCGGCTTGCCAGAGGTCTTGCGCCTCAAATGCGGGAAAAGGGCGGCGGTGTGATTTTGCACAATGCGTCCATATGCGCCGTGCAGCCGCTTTGGTACGAGCCCATCTACAATGTCACCAAGGCGGCATTGATGATGTTTTCGAAGACACTTTCCACCGAGCTGATCCCGCAGAACATCCGGGTAAACTGCGTGAATCCCGGCCTCGTCCTGACGCCGGATTGGATCAAGACCGCCAAGCAGCTCACTGCCGAAAAAGGTGGCGACTGGCAGGGCTACCTCGACTCCGTGGCCAACGAACATGCTCCCATCAAAAGGTTCGCCACTCCACAGGAAGCCGCCGACTTTTTCGTTTTCCTGTGCTCGGAACGGGCGAGCTATTCGGTCGGCTCGACATATTTCGTCGATGGCGGAATGCTGAAGTCTATGTGAGTTTCGGCCTATCTCGGCCGCACGATCAGCCTATGTGCGGCCGGGCAGTGTCGGTGCTCGGGGCCACCCCAAAGTCTCGGGCGTGCGGGAGCATCCGACCGATCATTGATCGTGGCGCACCTGTCCGTGGCAACCTGCAAACCCATCAGAAAGATTGCCACGAAGGCTTCTCCTGCGGCCGGGAATCATATTCGTCACGCGACTTTCGAAA carries:
- a CDS encoding SDR family NAD(P)-dependent oxidoreductase, which translates into the protein MELGLKGKNAVITGGSVGIGLTIAEGLAAEGANVILAARGKERVEAEAARIASKYGVSATGIAADVATAEGTNSVIRAAAEAGGADILINNAGTGSNETVMEADDEKWQFYFDLHVMAAVRLARGLAPQMREKGGGVILHNASICAVQPLWYEPIYNVTKAALMMFSKTLSTELIPQNIRVNCVNPGLVLTPDWIKTAKQLTAEKGGDWQGYLDSVANEHAPIKRFATPQEAADFFVFLCSERASYSVGSTYFVDGGMLKSM
- a CDS encoding enoyl ACP reductase FabMG family protein, yielding MDKPIAVSRLAKNTVFGKGDVFVLFGELFGRGYATGLLDEARAAGMEIVGVTVGRRDESGSLRPLDAEEFSAAEARLGGRIINIPLMAGFDMDAPDGGPTPTDILGEMTLENWQDEKLDWDYLARCRATGTARLTNALAQVMDVLDGMIADGKNVFFAHTMAGGIPKAKVFLVLANRIYKGRGARHMSSQTLLDSDMGKLILQNFDEVSADTFGHLIEFSAAIRDRIENSGGTVRYTAYGYHGSAVLIDGEYRWQTYTNYTQGYAKMRLEGIATRAWEAGIKATVYNCPEIRTNSSDVFTGIELPLIPLLLALMQEGGGQWVDDQWQACGQLLADGFTMEDVFRKIAEMQANDVMRPFYDFSAWPMANSQKQTDLVIGASSEITQMHRDGKALISDRLSSLVVEATGKLIFGETSEPSGPVLWLNHDIVARQLLASHSDSLQDHQDLAA